Genomic segment of Geminocystis herdmanii PCC 6308:
AATTTTCGTCTATTTTAAACTTCATGATTATGCCGCTAATAAAATAACACGCTCACGGGCTAATTCCGCCGCATAAGCAAGGGTTGCGAAAATGTCTTCTTGAGACAAGGAAGGATAACTTTTGAGAATTTCTGGTACGGTAACACCTACCGCTAAATTATCTAAAATAACTGATACCATAATGCGTGTTCCTTTAATACAGGCTTTCCCATGACAAACATTTTTGTCAATCACAATTCGTTCTTGCCAATTCATTGTTTTAATAATTACTGAATAAGTATTTATTTTATCAAACATTGTAAAAGACTTTTGTTAATAAACTATGTTACTAGACTAATTTTAATATGAATTATAACTTATTTACTTCATCAGCAATTGCTTTAAGTTTATTTTTAAACTTTTCGATCGCATCTCAAGCACAATCAAGCTCAAAAAGAAATCAAATACACTTAGCGAGGGAAATTGAAGCTATAAGTGCTCTTAGTTCGATTCTTCGCTATCAACAAGTATATCATTATGAAAAAAACAGATTTATTACAACGATCAGAGATTTAGAAATAAATTCAGGAATTAGTGTAGGACAAATGATAACATTATCTGGATATAATGTAAAAATCGAAAAAGCTGATCGCAATCAAGTTATTATTATTGTTAAGGCAACGAGAGAAGGACTCCATAGTTTTGCAGGGTTCGTCAAATATAACTCTGATCAGCAATACAAAGTGATAAGTTGTCGCACAAATTCACCCTCTTATTATATTTCTCCCCCCATAGATGCAGAAACTTGTGGAAATAGTTCAAATCCTCTATACTCTTATGTCCCTACTCAAACCCTCTCAAGCTCCACTTGCAAAAATACCCTCAATCAAGTGAGAAATGAAATGATCCAAAAAGGAGTAAAAGAAGTCTCTATTGCGACTTATATAGGTGGCGGTTATGATCCGAGAAATCTTACTAACCGAGAAGATAGTTTAGGATTGAGTTTAAGTGCCTCTACTGGAGAGGGAAATAACTATAACGCCGAATTCTCTATAAATACTCAAAACCGTATTTTGAATATTTTAAATTCCCGTGGTTTAATTAATTATTGGGCGAATATGATTATGAGAGATTGTAGCAATATAGCAGTCGTAACATTTTGCATTCCTCAAGCAGATTGTGTTGCTTCTTTTGCCGCTTCTCCAGAAGGTAAAGCCATATATCGGAAACCCGCTTCTAATTGCGATAATTATGACAGAATTTCTTGGTATGAAGAATGTTACAATTAATAAATCAAAAATTATGAACAGAATCAACAAGTTAGTATCAATAACATCAGCAATTATTTGCTCAGGAATTACTACTATCACATCTCAATTACCAGCAGTCGCTGGTGACGTGTCTCCCCTTTGTGAAAATCTCAACATGGGAACCCAAATTCTCATCAGCACTAAAGAGTTTAATGCTGCTATTTGCGATAAATACTATATAGAACCCCAAAGTGGTTGTCCAATGCCGTTAGAGTATTTTTATGTAGGTCAATCCCGTAAAACAGGGGAGTCGATCGTTTTACCCGCTAGTGATGTTTCAACGTCAAATCCTTTTATGAGGATCTATAAAGCACAAAATGGTAATTATACTTATCAAATAGCCAGTTCTGGAGCTTATGGGGGTAATTCTTGGACTTCTTTATCTGTTTTTAACAAGGGTTATTGAACAGCCCTTGAAAAATTAGACAATATTAGATAAACTTGGAAATAATAATTGATTTTTAGGCTTAATGTCCAATTTTTTATCGATAAAATCGGCATCTGATTTATTGGGAGTATCCACAAAGACTTTGCGTAGGTGGGAAAAAGAGGGGAAAATAACCTCTACTCGTACAGAAGGTGGACATAGACGATATGATATTTCTACTTTACTCAAAAATAAATCGGATAATTCCTTAACAATTGGTTATGCCAGAGTTTCTAGTTATGACCAAAAAGATGACTTAAATCGTCAAATAATAGTATTAGAATCTTATTCTTCTAGTCATGGTTGGGATTTTGAAATAATCCAAGATTTAGGCTCAGGTATGAACTATAAAAAGAAAGGATTAATTAGGTTAATTAAATTAATTTGTTCTTATCAAGTTGACCGATTAATTATTACTCATAAAGATAGATTATTACGATTTGGTTCTGATTTAATCTTTTCTTTATGTGAAATATTTGGCACAGAAGTTATAATTATTAACAGAAGTGAAGATTCTAGTTTTGAGGAAGATTTAGCCAAAGATGTACTAGAAATAATTACAGTATTCTCAGCAAGATTATATGGTAGTAGAAGTCATAAAAACAAACAAATCGTAGAACAATTAAAAGAGGTAGCAAAAAATCTTGAGTAAAATAACTTATCAAACCTTAATCAGTCAAGAAGTCGCAGAATTTTGCGATTTAATAGGAGGTTTTTTTGGCAAAATTGAAAGAGATTTATGCAAAGATTTAGAAAAAGGAAAAAACTCAATGATTTAAAGAAGAGTTATCAAATAAAGTATGGGATAAATGCACGTCAATTTAACTCTATTCATATAATCTTAAAAGGTAAAATAGCTAGTCGAAAAGAGTGTTATAAAAGCCAAATAAAACAAACAGAATTAAAGATTAAAGGTTTACAAAAAATCATTGACAGTGAAAAGAAAAAATTAGCTAAATTACCATTATCTTGTGGTAGAAATCAAAAATCAATCAGAAGTAAACTAAGATTTACCATTCATCAAAAACAAAGAAAATTAGCAATATTGAAAGATAGATTAGTTACTTTAAAAAGAAAAACCATCTATGATATTCGGGGGTAAAAAACTATGGTATGCTCAATTTAATTTAAAGGAGAATGGTTATTCTAGTCACCAAGAATGGTTAAAAGACTGGCAAAAATGTCGTAGTTCACAATTTACTTTAGTGGGTTCAAAAGATGAAAAGAATGGTAATCAAAATTGTCAATTATTAGCTAATGGTACTTTAAAAATAAGAGTACCATCTTGTTATGAGTCCATTTTTGGGAAGTATTATCTAATCGAAAATGTCAAATTTAGTTATGGACAAAGTGATGTAAATTATGCTCTAAATAATCAACAAGCATTAACTTTTAGATTTGTTAAAAAAGATGAAAAATGGTATGTATTTTGTAGTTTTGATTTGCCAGAAACTCCCACTATCTCTTGTAATAAAAATGGAATGTTAGGAATAGACTTAAACCCTAATATAATAGGTTGGAGTTATGTTGATCATGATGGAAATTTAAAAGCAAAAGGACAAATTAAAATCAATGTTCGAGATAAAAATACTAATCAAACAAAAGCAATTATCGGCGATGCTGTGAAAAAATTAGTCAAATTAGCCTATCAATATGAGTGTCCAATTAGTGTGGAAAATTTAGATTTTGAGCGAAAAAAAGCAACAATGAAGGAAGAGGGAGTTAAATATTCTCGAATGTTATCAAACTTTGCTTATAGTTGTTTTTTAGATATGTTAAATAGTTGTGCTTTTAAACATGGAATTGAAGTAATAAAAGTTAATCCTGCCTTTTCAAGTTTAATGGGATTGACAAAATTTATGAGACTTTATGGTTTGTCGAGCGATACAGCAGCAGGGTTAGTATTAGCAAGACGGGCATTAAGAAAAAAGAGGGTATTCCAACCAGTTACGCCCGATTAGTTCAAGTTGATTCTAGTCGGCACGTCTGGAGTTTTTGGAATGCCCTGTCGAAGAAGCTAAAGGGTGTAAAACGACATAGCTTCTTCAATAGTGTCTCTAACAGAGAAGTAGAGGTCAAGCTATTAGATGAGTTACATAGTGACAGGTTTAAT
This window contains:
- a CDS encoding DUF433 domain-containing protein; its protein translation is MNWQERIVIDKNVCHGKACIKGTRIMVSVILDNLAVGVTVPEILKSYPSLSQEDIFATLAYAAELARERVILLAA
- a CDS encoding type IV pilin-like G/H family protein, with product MNYNLFTSSAIALSLFLNFSIASQAQSSSKRNQIHLAREIEAISALSSILRYQQVYHYEKNRFITTIRDLEINSGISVGQMITLSGYNVKIEKADRNQVIIIVKATREGLHSFAGFVKYNSDQQYKVISCRTNSPSYYISPPIDAETCGNSSNPLYSYVPTQTLSSSTCKNTLNQVRNEMIQKGVKEVSIATYIGGGYDPRNLTNREDSLGLSLSASTGEGNNYNAEFSINTQNRILNILNSRGLINYWANMIMRDCSNIAVVTFCIPQADCVASFAASPEGKAIYRKPASNCDNYDRISWYEECYN
- a CDS encoding IS607 family transposase: MSNFLSIKSASDLLGVSTKTLRRWEKEGKITSTRTEGGHRRYDISTLLKNKSDNSLTIGYARVSSYDQKDDLNRQIIVLESYSSSHGWDFEIIQDLGSGMNYKKKGLIRLIKLICSYQVDRLIITHKDRLLRFGSDLIFSLCEIFGTEVIIINRSEDSSFEEDLAKDVLEIITVFSARLYGSRSHKNKQIVEQLKEVAKNLE
- a CDS encoding IS200/IS605 family accessory protein TnpB-related protein, producing the protein MIFGGKKLWYAQFNLKENGYSSHQEWLKDWQKCRSSQFTLVGSKDEKNGNQNCQLLANGTLKIRVPSCYESIFGKYYLIENVKFSYGQSDVNYALNNQQALTFRFVKKDEKWYVFCSFDLPETPTISCNKNGMLGIDLNPNIIGWSYVDHDGNLKAKGQIKINVRDKNTNQTKAIIGDAVKKLVKLAYQYECPISVENLDFERKKATMKEEGVKYSRMLSNFAYSCFLDMLNSCAFKHGIEVIKVNPAFSSLMGLTKFMRLYGLSSDTAAGLVLARRALRKKRVFQPVTPD